One genomic segment of Epinephelus fuscoguttatus linkage group LG19, E.fuscoguttatus.final_Chr_v1 includes these proteins:
- the LOC125879681 gene encoding phosphatidylcholine transfer protein, which produces MSLQFTDEEFQSAWRELDEPQLDGGWELFTETMGVKIYRLYDKETGLYEYKILGVLSTCTPELCADVYMDLAYRKAWDTYVKELYEEDFGGQTAIYWEVKYPFPLSNRDYVYIRERRDLDVDGRKIWVILAKSAAEVPCEEKSDVLRVKDYKQSVAMESDGGCGTKVFMNYFDNPGGMIPTWLVNWAAKKGVPGFLTDMQEACSNYSNYCQKK; this is translated from the exons ATGTCGCTGCAGTTTACAGATGAGGAATTTCAGAGCGCCTGGAGGGAGTTGGATGAGCCGCAGCTGGATGGAGGATGGGAGCTCTTCACCGAGACCATGGGAGTGAAAATCTACCGGCTCTATGACAAG GAAACTGGACTTTATGAGTATAAAATCTTGGGTGTGCTCTCCACCTGCACTCCAGAGCTGTGTGCAGATGTCTACATGGACTTGGCCTATCGGAAAGCCTGGGATACATATGTGAAAG AGCTTTATGAAGAGGACTTTGGTGGACAGACTGCAATCTACTGGGAAGTAAAATACCCATTTCCTCTGTCAAACAGAGAT TATGTGTACATTAGGGAGCGGAGAGACCTGGATGTGGACGGCAGGAAGATCTGGGTGATCCTGGCAAAAAGTGCGGCAGAGGTGCCATGTGAAGAAAAGAGTGACGTGCTGCGGGTCAAAGACTACAAGCAGAGTGTCGCCATGGAGAGCGATGGAGGGTGTGGAACTAAAG ttttcatGAATTACTTTGACAATCCCGGTGGCATGATTCCTACGTGGCTGGTGAACTGGGCAGCGAAG AAAGGGGTTCCAGGTTTCTTAACAGACATGCAGGAGGCCTGCAGCAATTACAGCAACTACTGCCAGAAGAAATGA